One stretch of Syntrophomonadaceae bacterium DNA includes these proteins:
- a CDS encoding hydantoinase/oxoprolinase family protein — MLIGLDVGGTHVDAVLLHERKILKHVKVPTGEGSLLASVGRALDSMLQEEDPSLVQQVNLSTTICTNAIVEKNLPPVGMFLISGPGLNPSFLACGAATVFLSGAIDHRGRETAPLNTAEITAAMHDLQAKGIRLAGIAGKFATKNPSQEKEVRRLTGPHFDQTAMGHTLSGRLGFPRRVYTTYLNLAVWEVYSSFVRAVSASLAQKGLRAPIHVLKADGGTILLDASLQCPIETVLSGPAASVMGAIALCPCNQDALVIDIGGTTTDIALLANGEPLLEPKGITIEGYPTLVRALGSHPTGIGGDSQLRVKNGEILVGPRRLGPAMAFGGPAPTPTDAMVLLGLIDTGDKEQALAAMQLIANELGSEPATAANLVCQAMVQAICQKAKEIIEETNTRPVYTVQEVLMERSIRPSLAIVIGGPALALAPALEKALGIRTIFPPSPGVANAVGAAASRTTAELTLLADTSQGKLSVPEEDLTETIPNNYSLAQAKTKAIDLLRKRAARLGLADNPPVDVLEEQSFNMVRGFNTTGKDLRVRVQIRPGVRTELLEGGKTIVES, encoded by the coding sequence ATGCTGATTGGCCTGGATGTGGGCGGCACCCATGTTGATGCCGTCTTGCTGCATGAAAGAAAAATCTTAAAACATGTCAAGGTCCCCACCGGTGAGGGTTCTCTGCTAGCGTCAGTGGGAAGGGCCCTCGACAGTATGCTCCAGGAGGAAGACCCAAGCCTTGTGCAACAGGTTAACTTAAGCACTACCATCTGCACCAATGCCATTGTGGAAAAAAACCTTCCGCCGGTGGGGATGTTTTTGATCAGCGGACCCGGCCTTAATCCCTCTTTCCTGGCTTGCGGCGCCGCTACCGTCTTTCTATCCGGTGCCATTGATCACCGGGGGCGGGAGACTGCCCCATTGAACACCGCCGAAATAACTGCCGCTATGCATGACCTGCAGGCCAAAGGCATCCGCCTTGCGGGTATCGCGGGCAAATTCGCCACCAAGAATCCCTCCCAGGAAAAAGAAGTCCGGCGTTTAACAGGCCCCCACTTTGACCAAACTGCAATGGGTCACACCCTGTCCGGCCGCCTGGGATTTCCCCGCCGGGTGTATACCACTTATCTTAACCTGGCGGTATGGGAGGTATATTCCTCCTTCGTCCGGGCTGTTTCTGCTTCCCTTGCCCAGAAAGGCCTCCGGGCCCCCATCCATGTGCTAAAAGCCGATGGCGGTACCATACTGTTAGATGCTTCCCTGCAATGCCCCATAGAAACAGTCCTGTCCGGCCCGGCCGCCAGTGTTATGGGCGCGATAGCCCTTTGTCCCTGCAACCAGGATGCACTGGTGATTGATATCGGGGGCACTACCACTGACATCGCCCTCCTGGCTAACGGCGAACCCTTGCTGGAACCCAAAGGGATCACTATTGAGGGCTATCCTACCCTGGTGCGTGCCTTGGGCAGCCACCCGACAGGAATTGGCGGGGATAGCCAGCTTAGGGTTAAAAATGGAGAAATTCTAGTTGGCCCCCGCCGCCTGGGGCCGGCCATGGCTTTTGGCGGTCCCGCGCCCACTCCCACAGACGCCATGGTTTTATTAGGGCTGATCGATACCGGCGACAAAGAACAGGCCTTGGCTGCTATGCAGTTAATCGCCAATGAACTTGGCTCTGAACCTGCCACGGCCGCAAATTTGGTTTGCCAGGCTATGGTACAGGCTATCTGCCAGAAAGCAAAGGAAATAATTGAAGAAACAAACACCCGCCCTGTTTACACCGTGCAGGAAGTCTTGATGGAGCGAAGCATTCGCCCGAGCCTTGCCATAGTCATTGGCGGGCCGGCTTTGGCCCTTGCTCCCGCCCTGGAAAAAGCCTTGGGGATCCGGACCATATTTCCCCCTAGCCCAGGTGTGGCCAACGCCGTAGGGGCCGCCGCCAGCCGGACCACCGCTGAATTGACACTACTTGCCGACACTTCCCAGGGAAAGCTGTCCGTCCCGGAGGAAGACCTGACTGAAACAATACCGAATAACTATAGCCTGGCCCAAGCCAAAACCAAAGCTATCGATCTGTTGCGAAAAAGAGCTGCCCGGCTCGGCCTGGCAGACAATCCGCCGGTAGATGTGCTGGAGGAGCAGTCCTTTAATATGGTGCGGGGCTTTAACACCACCGGCAAGGATTTGCGGGTCAGAGTTCAGATCAGGCCCGGAGTGCGGACGGAGTTGCTGGAAGGAGGCAAAACCATTGTTGAAAGCTAA